In a genomic window of Amblyomma americanum isolate KBUSLIRL-KWMA chromosome 4, ASM5285725v1, whole genome shotgun sequence:
- the LOC144129553 gene encoding uncharacterized protein LOC144129553, whose product MPQDGGAEQAAPAAGRWQHHREPRTFAGKSDEDVDEWLTNYERVSRYNGWDATVRLANVVFFLEATALIWFDNHEDSLTMWERFIEEIKKCFGDGSAKKKRAEQTLLQRAQLPGETCTMYIEEIVMLCRLVNPRMSEEDRVGHLLKGIAEDVYNFLISKDSLKSTADVIKHCRAFEALKLRRIVPKFGRLANVTSIASVDVAAPVSMANMIRQIVREELLRYQDPVRRDDAQQDGCAFQTEPATPSTSWVPAGVSQNFADRRPREVQSAYQSVGRRRSYTGDLARQQPRDDYNQRSDHAWQASYVDRWRPPPVCYRCGMTGHISRYCRRRGPLHPDHRQWPNTSLNPDAAVQHPTPTSSWGSYRAALLRNTSPASDRCLTPPPSRQRRSPSPRRRSPPPGN is encoded by the coding sequence ATGCCTCAGGACGGCGGCGCCGAGCAAGCAGCACCCGCGGCGGGCCGCTGGCAGCATCACCGCGAACCGCGCACCTTTGCTGGAAAGTCCGATGAAGACGTCGACGAGTGGTTGACTAATTACGAGCGGGTGAGTCGCTataacggctgggatgccacagTGAGGCTAGCCAACGTCGTATTCTTTTTGGAAGCGACAGCGCTGATTTGGTTTGATAACCATGAAGACTCTCTTACCATGTGGGAACGTTTTATAGAAGAGATAAAGAAATGTTTTGGTGACGGCTCTGCCAAAAAGAAACGCGCCGAACAGACGTTGCTTCAACGGGCCCAATTACCTGGTGAGACTTGCACCATGTACATTGAAGAAATCGTAATGTTGTGCAGGCTAGTGAACCCGCGGATGTCTGAAGAAGATAGGGTCGGACATTTACTTAAAGGGATTGCTGAAGATGTATACAACTTCCTTATTAGCAAAGACAGCTTGAAGTCGACGGCCGACGTCATCAAGCATTGCAGAGCGTTCGAGGCTTTGAAGCTTCGTCGTATTGTGCCGAAATTTGGGCGCCTGGCGAATGTCACCTCCATCGCCAGCGTTGACGTCGCTGCTCCAGTGTCAATGGCTAACATGATTCGCcaaattgtgcgcgaggaactcctCCGGTATCAAGACCCTGTGCGCCGGGATGACGCCCAGCAAGATGGTTGCGCATTTCAGACAGAGCCCGCAACACCATCTACTTCTTGGGTTCCAGCTGGCGTTTCGCAGAACTTCGCCGATCGGAGACCCCGCGAGGTACAGTCTGCCTACCAGTCTGTGGGAAGACGGCGTTCCTACACAGGCGACTTGGCGCGACAACAGCCTCGAGATGATTACAACCAACGTTCTGACCACGCTTGGCAAGCATCATACGTTGATCGCTGGCGCCCGCCACCTGTGTGTTACCGCTGTGGCATGACCGGACATATATCCCGATACTGCCGCCGACGAGGCCCGCTGCATCCAGACCATCGCCAGTGGCCGAACACTTCCCTCAACCCCGATGCGGCAGTTCAGCACCCAACGCCAACATCCTCTTGGGGTAGCTACCGTGCGGCATTGCTGCGAAACACCTCGCCTGCCTCCGACCGCTGCCTGACACCACCACCttcacgtcaacgacgctcaccaTCTCCTCGACGCCGCTCGCCTCCTCCGGGAAACTAG